A window from Candidatus Nitrospira neomarina encodes these proteins:
- a CDS encoding response regulator: protein MYTHVSKIMTESQHEVQFYDHDAFLIEILGRHVEEGLALGESVLLLTTPPHREALVNRLNGHRLVDRYMEFDAADTLSQFMVNDWPDSAKFQAVMGQLLRQATENGSGRVRVFGEMVAILWERGEAAAALHLESLWNQLAALHSFSLLCAYPIRGFSSHTHTHTFQNICSAHSVVRPAENAIVPGPGDHMQADTTLATLQQKAVALESEVRRREELQRTLLQREEELADFLENAVECVHQVGQDGKILWANKAELTMLGYEAHEYFGHSITEFHVDEPIINDILQRLLRGETLCDYPSKLRCKDGSVKDVLIHSNVRWENGAFRYTRCFTRDITERKRIEQELDQRVEERTRELVESQQKLRALAAQLSLAERRVRNEIATELHDYLAQMLIVTRLKLVQATQETEEHTKIRQVLKEADDVLHESILYTRSLMAELSPPILEFGLPMGLRWLAEKFQSYQLIVETHIPDGLVLHLSESQIGLIFQSVRELLMNVVKHAQTDRAQIYLRLQDHMLSLEVVDQGRGCDQATTLTPNAPPLNLEKFGLFSIRERMEALGGRFEFHSSLDQGTRASLLLPLEPVQENHCSGEGTSTFVAAVSDRTKSIDMVRVLLVEDHAVVREGLRGVLETYPDIEVVAEAEDGEAAVAQAIAYEPDVVIMDINMPKLDGIEATRQIKARFPKTTVIGLSVHQANQVEPALLEAGGSAYVTKESAAACLYKAIQNAIR from the coding sequence GTGTATACACATGTCTCAAAAATTATGACTGAAAGCCAGCATGAGGTGCAGTTTTACGATCATGATGCCTTTCTCATAGAAATATTGGGGCGTCACGTGGAAGAAGGTTTGGCATTGGGAGAGTCGGTGCTGCTTCTTACCACTCCACCTCACCGCGAGGCCCTTGTCAATCGTCTGAACGGCCATCGTTTGGTAGACCGGTATATGGAGTTCGATGCGGCTGACACCTTGTCACAATTTATGGTGAATGATTGGCCCGATTCTGCAAAGTTCCAGGCCGTCATGGGTCAGTTGCTTCGACAAGCCACCGAAAATGGGAGTGGACGTGTTCGGGTATTTGGTGAAATGGTGGCCATTCTCTGGGAAAGGGGAGAAGCAGCGGCCGCATTGCATTTAGAATCACTGTGGAATCAGCTTGCAGCCCTACATTCCTTCTCACTCTTATGTGCCTATCCAATCCGTGGCTTTTCCAGCCACACCCACACTCATACCTTTCAGAATATCTGCAGTGCGCATTCGGTGGTCAGGCCAGCTGAGAATGCCATCGTTCCCGGGCCGGGTGACCATATGCAGGCCGATACAACTCTTGCCACTTTACAACAAAAAGCCGTTGCTCTGGAAAGTGAGGTGAGGCGTCGGGAGGAACTTCAACGAACACTTCTGCAACGGGAGGAAGAACTTGCTGATTTTCTGGAGAATGCTGTGGAATGTGTGCATCAGGTCGGCCAGGATGGAAAGATTTTGTGGGCGAATAAAGCCGAACTGACAATGCTTGGCTATGAGGCACATGAATATTTTGGTCATAGTATTACAGAATTCCATGTGGATGAACCTATAATAAACGATATTTTGCAGCGGTTATTACGAGGTGAAACCTTGTGCGATTACCCTTCTAAGCTTCGCTGTAAGGACGGGTCGGTCAAAGATGTGTTGATCCATTCGAATGTCCGCTGGGAAAACGGGGCATTCCGCTATACGCGGTGCTTTACGAGGGATATCACGGAACGGAAACGGATCGAGCAGGAACTCGATCAACGGGTGGAAGAGCGGACCCGGGAGCTCGTGGAATCACAACAGAAGCTTCGTGCCTTAGCCGCCCAACTCAGTCTTGCTGAACGGCGAGTACGGAATGAGATTGCCACTGAACTCCATGATTACCTGGCGCAAATGTTGATCGTGACCCGTCTCAAATTGGTCCAGGCCACACAGGAAACTGAAGAGCATACGAAAATTCGACAGGTATTGAAAGAAGCGGATGACGTCTTACATGAATCCATTCTTTATACGCGCTCCTTGATGGCCGAACTCAGTCCTCCAATCCTCGAGTTCGGGTTACCCATGGGGCTGCGTTGGCTGGCTGAGAAATTCCAATCCTATCAGCTTATTGTAGAAACCCATATCCCGGACGGCCTAGTTTTACATCTTTCCGAAAGTCAAATCGGCTTGATTTTTCAATCCGTTCGAGAACTGCTCATGAATGTGGTGAAGCATGCCCAGACAGATCGGGCTCAAATTTATCTCCGTCTTCAGGACCATATGCTGTCTCTTGAAGTTGTAGATCAAGGGAGAGGATGTGATCAGGCAACCACCCTGACCCCGAATGCCCCACCACTTAATTTAGAGAAATTTGGCTTATTCAGCATTCGTGAACGAATGGAGGCACTGGGTGGACGGTTTGAATTCCATTCCTCTCTCGATCAGGGGACGCGGGCGAGCCTCCTGCTTCCTCTGGAACCTGTCCAAGAAAATCATTGCTCCGGTGAGGGCACTTCCACGTTTGTGGCGGCAGTCAGTGATCGTACCAAGAGCATAGATATGGTGCGGGTGCTGCTGGTCGAAGATCACGCGGTGGTGCGGGAAGGATTACGGGGTGTGCTGGAAACGTATCCGGATATTGAGGTCGTGGCCGAAGCGGAGGATGGTGAAGCAGCCGTCGCGCAGGCCATAGCGTATGAGCCCGATGTCGTGATCATGGATATTAACATGCCAAAACTGGATGGTATTGAAGCCACGAGGCAAATTAAAGCTCGCTTTCCCAAGACCACCGTGATTGGGTTGTCAGTTCATCAAGCTAATCAAGTGGAGCCGGCGCTCCTGGAGGCCGGCGGTTCGGCCTATGTCACGAAGGAATCTGCCGCGGCCTGTCTGTATAAGGCCATTCAGAACGCCATACGATAA
- a CDS encoding MBL fold metallo-hydrolase, with protein sequence MKISFHGAARSVTGSRHLIHAGPSRLLLDCGMFQGRRDLAATLNRHLGFDPKSLTAVCLSHAHIDHSGALPVLAKEGFRGSVHMTSATADLTKILLEDSARIQQSDCRYVNKKERRRGPGCVTPFYSIEDVRIIGNQFRGLRYGTRTSAAPNLKVQFHDAGHILGSAGIWVKHQSRGNTTSVLFSGDLGRANMPILRDPHAPPSCDVLIIESTYGDRLHEDDQAKRKAIAKELVTHAIQHKSKIIVPAFSVGRTQEIIMRMKELVNNGEVDPIPIYIDSPLALKATKVFLQHPECYDKETYQTFTSTGDVFAAKYINFISTAQDSKLLNRRSGPCVIISASGMCEGGRVVHHLKHTIEDEANVIVLVGWQAEHTLGRKLAEEWDTVPIFGIPTQRRARVVRLNGYSAHADRDDLLAYVRAITPHPRKVFVVHGEERQSLAFAMRLKAEFPGMEVEVPRVDSTHDV encoded by the coding sequence ATGAAGATTTCGTTTCATGGAGCCGCCCGATCCGTCACGGGGAGTCGTCATCTCATTCACGCGGGACCCTCCCGTCTGCTTCTGGACTGCGGTATGTTTCAAGGACGGCGAGACCTCGCGGCCACACTGAATCGTCACCTTGGCTTTGATCCAAAATCCCTGACGGCCGTGTGCTTATCCCATGCCCACATCGACCATTCCGGAGCACTTCCAGTCCTCGCAAAAGAGGGCTTTCGCGGATCGGTCCATATGACGTCGGCCACAGCCGATTTGACAAAAATTTTACTGGAGGATTCCGCCAGGATTCAGCAAAGTGACTGTCGATACGTGAATAAAAAAGAACGACGGAGGGGTCCAGGCTGTGTCACACCCTTTTATTCGATAGAGGATGTTCGAATCATCGGCAATCAGTTTCGAGGATTACGGTATGGGACCAGAACCTCTGCGGCCCCTAATCTAAAGGTGCAATTTCATGATGCCGGTCATATTCTGGGATCGGCGGGAATCTGGGTTAAGCATCAAAGTCGTGGTAATACCACCTCGGTCCTTTTTTCGGGAGATCTGGGGAGGGCCAACATGCCGATCCTTCGGGATCCTCATGCGCCTCCCTCCTGTGATGTCCTGATCATTGAATCGACGTATGGCGACCGACTGCATGAGGACGACCAAGCCAAACGAAAAGCGATCGCCAAAGAACTCGTGACCCATGCCATTCAACACAAAAGCAAAATTATTGTTCCAGCCTTTTCGGTCGGCCGCACTCAAGAAATCATCATGCGCATGAAGGAACTCGTGAACAATGGAGAGGTCGACCCCATTCCAATTTATATCGACTCCCCTCTTGCGTTGAAAGCCACCAAGGTCTTTCTCCAGCACCCGGAATGCTACGACAAAGAAACTTATCAAACCTTTACCTCGACCGGCGATGTCTTTGCCGCGAAATACATCAATTTTATCTCAACGGCTCAAGACAGCAAGCTCCTGAACCGGCGCAGCGGCCCATGTGTCATTATTTCCGCATCGGGCATGTGTGAAGGGGGACGCGTCGTGCATCATCTCAAGCATACTATTGAGGATGAAGCCAATGTCATCGTCCTGGTGGGATGGCAAGCCGAGCACACCTTAGGACGCAAACTGGCTGAGGAATGGGACACGGTGCCTATTTTTGGAATCCCTACGCAACGGCGAGCTCGAGTAGTCCGATTAAATGGATATTCCGCCCATGCGGACCGGGATGATCTCCTCGCCTATGTCCGCGCGATTACACCGCATCCTCGAAAAGTCTTTGTGGTGCATGGCGAAGAACGCCAGTCCCTCGCGTTTGCCATGAGACTGAAAGCGGAATTCCCCGGCATGGAAGTGGAAGTCCCACGGGTTGACTCTACTCACGACGTCTAA
- a CDS encoding TIGR00730 family Rossman fold protein produces the protein MTNLPQSDPPLLSSPAYKRADSDLDFLQRDDLRAVRLQLEWFKPELIQQDEGIESTIVVFGSARLLEPAAAKAKLLIAEEELAASPHDPEKKRAVAIAKNQKAYSPYYQEAREFGRLVSSSCQIDGRRKFVIITGGGPGIMEAANRGAADVKAKSIGLNIALPHEQLPNPYITPALCFQFRYFALRKMHFLNRAKALVVFPGGFGTMDELFETLTLLQTGKVRDVSVVLVGRPFWEDLINWEKFVENGLIEAEDLQLFHYAETAGEAWNIIMAEHPLEAPS, from the coding sequence ATGACCAATTTGCCACAATCCGATCCTCCTCTCCTGTCTTCTCCGGCATACAAACGGGCAGACTCCGACCTAGATTTTTTGCAGCGAGACGACCTCAGGGCGGTCCGGCTCCAACTGGAGTGGTTTAAACCGGAACTGATCCAACAGGACGAAGGTATCGAATCCACCATTGTGGTGTTCGGCAGTGCCAGGCTTCTGGAACCGGCCGCAGCCAAAGCCAAGCTCTTGATCGCGGAAGAAGAGCTGGCCGCCTCACCGCACGATCCTGAAAAAAAACGGGCCGTCGCCATTGCCAAAAACCAGAAGGCGTATTCTCCCTATTATCAGGAAGCACGTGAATTCGGCCGCCTGGTGTCTTCCAGTTGTCAGATAGACGGACGTCGAAAATTCGTCATCATCACCGGCGGGGGTCCCGGTATCATGGAAGCAGCCAATCGAGGTGCAGCCGATGTAAAAGCCAAATCCATCGGACTGAATATTGCGTTACCCCATGAGCAATTACCCAACCCATACATTACTCCTGCACTGTGTTTTCAATTTCGTTATTTTGCCCTTCGGAAAATGCACTTTCTCAATCGAGCCAAAGCCCTGGTGGTCTTTCCCGGCGGATTCGGGACCATGGACGAATTATTTGAGACCCTGACCCTTCTTCAAACAGGAAAAGTACGTGACGTCTCAGTCGTACTCGTCGGACGACCCTTTTGGGAAGATCTCATCAATTGGGAGAAATTTGTGGAGAATGGCTTGATCGAGGCAGAAGACCTGCAATTGTTTCATTATGCTGAAACCGCAGGGGAAGCCTGGAACATTATCATGGCCGAACATCCCCTTGAAGCCCCATCATGA
- a CDS encoding TolC family protein, which yields MWFKQIICLIMLYGLCWQPVLAATDTTPQAAAPTYSLQDILGMALEKNPLMSESEGVIEQREGDKISASAYPNPTLWIQSGRGTVKDPTGITLTERYATLYQPIEWPGKRAARKQAAQAGLDGALASKEEAKLNLIAATKQAFYDLLFAERQTETAIQNVRTMEEVQKAVIRRVDAGEAPPFDAVKVKVESMKVQKEVARTRGVVQSIQASLNSLTAGALGLDFSIQGDFAVWPGVLQLETLSEQTLANHPIITKWKKLIAQAQHTHRQEQQARVPDVTLSGGYQRDAGREAYIAGVSIPFPVWNQRQGDIAQAKGALRQREASLLRAKQDLLKGIAQQIQLSQAAAAQIATYEKGLLKQAQEALRIAQVSFKYGEASLLDVLDAQRVLRQTQVDYAQAKFDLSIALTELERVTGGTVQP from the coding sequence ATGTGGTTCAAACAGATCATTTGCCTCATTATGCTATACGGTCTTTGCTGGCAACCCGTGTTGGCAGCGACTGACACCACACCCCAGGCTGCGGCCCCGACCTATAGCCTGCAAGATATTCTGGGCATGGCCTTAGAGAAAAATCCCCTTATGAGCGAAAGTGAGGGCGTCATCGAACAAAGGGAAGGAGACAAAATCTCTGCCTCCGCTTATCCCAACCCCACGCTATGGATACAGAGTGGACGTGGAACCGTCAAAGATCCTACCGGCATTACACTCACTGAACGGTATGCCACCCTCTATCAGCCCATCGAATGGCCGGGAAAACGGGCGGCACGCAAACAGGCAGCCCAGGCAGGATTGGACGGAGCCCTGGCCTCAAAAGAAGAAGCCAAACTGAATTTGATTGCTGCAACCAAACAGGCTTTCTATGACCTTTTATTCGCCGAACGTCAAACGGAGACGGCCATCCAAAATGTTCGGACGATGGAAGAAGTCCAAAAAGCCGTGATTCGTCGCGTCGATGCCGGTGAAGCACCCCCTTTTGATGCCGTGAAAGTCAAGGTAGAGAGCATGAAAGTTCAAAAAGAGGTCGCCCGAACCAGGGGTGTCGTCCAGTCTATCCAAGCCTCACTAAATAGCCTCACTGCCGGGGCATTGGGGCTTGATTTCTCCATTCAGGGCGATTTCGCCGTCTGGCCTGGAGTCTTACAGCTCGAAACACTCTCGGAGCAGACTCTGGCGAACCATCCCATCATTACTAAATGGAAAAAACTGATAGCACAAGCGCAGCACACCCACCGTCAGGAGCAACAGGCCCGCGTGCCCGATGTGACGCTGAGTGGAGGTTACCAACGAGACGCAGGCCGGGAAGCCTATATCGCTGGGGTCTCCATTCCTTTTCCGGTCTGGAATCAACGACAGGGGGACATTGCCCAAGCCAAAGGCGCCTTGCGGCAACGAGAAGCGAGCCTCCTTCGGGCCAAGCAGGACCTTCTCAAAGGCATCGCCCAGCAGATCCAACTTTCTCAAGCCGCGGCCGCACAAATTGCCACTTACGAAAAAGGCCTGCTCAAGCAGGCACAAGAGGCACTCCGTATCGCCCAAGTCAGCTTTAAATACGGAGAAGCCAGTCTGTTGGATGTGCTGGATGCTCAACGGGTCTTGCGGCAAACACAGGTAGATTACGCGCAGGCCAAATTCGATCTCTCGATTGCCCTGACCGAACTGGAACGCGTCACCGGCGGAACCGTACAACCGTGA
- a CDS encoding RNA recognition motif domain-containing protein, producing MGSKLYVGGLPYSATQAELTDLFSAHGTVESANVISDKFTGQSRGFGFVEMSTGEEAQAAIAALNSTEFGGRTLTVNEAKPQAPRTGGGGGGRGGFGGSGGGGGDFGGKRRSRF from the coding sequence ATGGGTTCAAAATTGTATGTAGGTGGGTTGCCGTATTCAGCGACTCAAGCAGAATTAACCGACCTGTTTTCGGCACACGGCACCGTCGAATCAGCTAACGTCATTAGCGACAAATTCACCGGCCAATCGCGCGGGTTCGGATTTGTTGAAATGTCTACCGGAGAGGAAGCACAGGCCGCAATTGCAGCATTGAACTCTACCGAGTTTGGTGGCCGCACATTGACGGTGAACGAGGCCAAACCCCAAGCTCCACGAACCGGTGGCGGCGGAGGAGGCCGTGGTGGATTCGGTGGCAGTGGCGGAGGCGGAGGAGATTTTGGAGGAAAACGGCGCAGCCGATTCTAA
- a CDS encoding mechanosensitive ion channel family protein — translation MLQDFWQEILTVWQIGILHTTLGDIFLALVVFLAFLFVRRIFFRFFSHLLRRFTGRTKTDIDDRILEAIERPLEFTFVIIGLYISGQVISLSPALGAIFGQIIRSLIAFTIFWAIFRILDPLSTLLDRSITLFGSQSMHETIKGFFLKVAKFVVVCLGIAAVFQEWGFNVAAVLGSLGLVGMAVALGAQDFIKNMFAGFTIFLDRVFEKGNWIKTPDVEGTVEEIGFRATKVRQFDKALVTLPNSKLANEALINYSRMTNRRIHWMIGIEYRSTHDQIRNIIQAISTYIYECGDFETNPEKTKTFIFLDSFGNSSIDIKLYCFTKTIVWGEWLEAKERLAYKIKEIVEGEKASFAFPSSSIYVESLPFGTPESFMPPRSQSPSTRSPT, via the coding sequence ATGCTTCAAGATTTTTGGCAAGAAATTCTTACGGTCTGGCAGATCGGCATTTTACATACTACCCTGGGTGATATCTTCCTGGCCTTAGTGGTGTTTCTGGCATTCTTATTTGTCCGTCGAATTTTTTTCCGTTTCTTTTCCCATCTCTTGCGACGGTTTACCGGACGAACCAAAACGGACATAGACGATCGCATCCTGGAAGCGATTGAACGCCCACTTGAATTCACGTTTGTCATTATTGGTCTGTACATTTCCGGACAGGTCATCTCCTTGTCCCCCGCATTGGGTGCGATCTTTGGACAAATCATCCGGTCCTTGATTGCCTTCACGATCTTCTGGGCTATTTTTCGCATACTGGATCCGCTGTCAACCCTACTGGATCGATCCATCACACTCTTCGGCAGCCAAAGTATGCACGAAACTATTAAGGGGTTTTTCCTCAAGGTTGCCAAGTTCGTGGTGGTCTGCTTAGGCATCGCCGCTGTGTTTCAGGAATGGGGATTCAATGTCGCGGCGGTCCTCGGTAGCTTGGGACTGGTCGGCATGGCGGTCGCCCTCGGCGCTCAGGATTTCATTAAGAATATGTTTGCGGGGTTCACGATATTTTTGGACCGGGTCTTTGAAAAAGGTAACTGGATTAAAACGCCTGACGTGGAAGGCACGGTGGAGGAAATTGGGTTTCGTGCGACAAAGGTCCGTCAATTCGACAAAGCTCTGGTCACACTGCCCAATTCCAAATTGGCCAATGAAGCGTTAATCAATTACTCCCGCATGACGAACCGGAGAATTCATTGGATGATCGGGATCGAGTATCGTTCGACTCATGATCAAATTCGGAATATTATCCAAGCCATTTCGACCTATATTTACGAATGTGGTGACTTTGAAACCAATCCCGAAAAGACCAAAACATTCATTTTTTTGGATTCATTCGGCAACTCGAGTATTGACATTAAGCTGTATTGTTTTACGAAGACCATTGTGTGGGGTGAGTGGTTGGAAGCGAAAGAACGCTTGGCATACAAAATCAAGGAAATCGTCGAGGGCGAGAAGGCTAG